In Aegilops tauschii subsp. strangulata cultivar AL8/78 chromosome 3, Aet v6.0, whole genome shotgun sequence, one genomic interval encodes:
- the LOC109748882 gene encoding G-type lectin S-receptor-like serine/threonine-protein kinase At2g19130 isoform X1 has product MATRFSAAVLPLLLGFLLLQGAPSRAADADTVAVGRPLSGRQRLVSRRGKFALGFFQPAESSQNWYLGIWYNQISKHTTVWVANRDTPVSDPASSQLSISSDGNMVLLDDRAKSPVLWSTGVASGGSTVGLLLDTGNLVLADASNTSAVLWQSFDHFGDTWLPGGKLGRNKRTGEVTRLFAWKGYDDPAPGVFALELDPNGTSQYLLNWNGSMEYWTSGNWTGDGFTGVPELTAYSKYPNSKYKFGYVDGVDESYFFYDVKDEAVVTRFLVDVTGQIKFLTWVESAGQWILFWSQPKAQCDVYALCGAFAACVENELPSCRCLRGFRERRPLAWLQGDHAEGCVRDTALQQCTMREAKNDDGFYAMPDVRLPSDARGVVSAASARDCELACIGECSCTAYSYNGSCWLWHGGLINLQDTSSTGTGGGSGTILIRLAASEFTSQGRTKTLIIALVIVAAAVAAVTVAILVSVFVLRRRRVKAQRRVVEGSLMAFTYRDMQSVTNNFSDKLGGGSFGSVFKGSLPDAAVTLVAVKKLEGVRQGEKQFRAEVSTIGTIQHVNLIRLLGFCSEGTRRLLVYEHMPNGSLDRHLFGSGPSPGHGVLSWETRYQIALGIARGLDYLHDKCRDCIIHCDIKPENILLDDAFAVKVADFGLAKLMGRDISRVLTTMRGTVGYLAPEWITGTAITAKADVFSYGMLLFEIVSGRRNVEQRPDGTVDFFPSTAASRLLDGDVKSTVDRRLDGDADSGEVERACKVACWCVQDEEGARPSMGTVVQALEGLVEVSMPPVPRMLKVLGDPANYVKFFSGLPST; this is encoded by the exons ATGGCGACGCGCTTCTCCGCCGCCGTGCTTCCTTTGCTCCTCGGCTTTCTGCTCCTGCAAGGAGCACCGTCGCGCGCCGCCGACGCCGACACCGTCGCCGTCGGCCGGCCGCTGTCAGGCCGACAGAGGCTGGTGTCCAGGCGCGGCAAGTTCGCGCTCGGCTTCTTCCAGCCTG CAGAATCATCGCAGAACTGGTACCTCGGCATTTGGTACAACCAAATCTCCAAGCACACCACGGTGTGGGTTGCCAACCGGGACACGCCGGTCTCCGACCCAGCCTCCTCGCAGCTCTCTATCTCGAGCGACGGCAACATGGTCCTCCTCGACGACCGTGCCAAGTCCCCGGTACTCTGGTCCACAGGCGTCGCCTCCGGCGGCTCCACGGTCGGCCTCCTGCTCGACACGGGCAACCTCGTCCTGGCGGACGCGTCCAACACCTCCGCCGTGCTCTGGCAGAGCTTCGACCACTTCGGCGACACGTGGCTGCCCGGCGGCAAGCTCGGCCGGAACAAGCGCACCGGCGAGGTCACTCGTCTCTTCGCGTGGAAGGGCTACGACGACCCGGCGCCCGGCGTGTTCGCGCTCGAGCTCGACCCGAACGGCACGAGCCAGTACCTGCTCAACTGGAACGGCAGCATGGAGTACTGGACCAGCGGCAACTGGACCGGGGACGGGTTCACCGGCGTGCCGGAGTTGACGGCCTATAGCAAGTACCCGAATTCCAAGTACAAATTCGGCTACGTCGACGGCGTGGACGAGAGCTACTTCTTCTACGACGTCAAGGACGAGGCCGTCGTGACGCGGTTCCTGGTGGACGTGACGGGCCAGATCAAGTTCCTGACGTGGGTTGAGTCAGCCGGCCAGTGGATCCTCTTCTGGTCGCAGCCCAAGGCGCAGTGCGACGTCTACGCGCTCTGCGGGGCCTTCGCCGCGTGCGTCGAGAACGAGCTGCCGTCGTGCCGCTGCCTTCGCGGCTTCCGCGAGCGGCGGCCGCTGGCATGGCTGCAGGGCGATCATGCTGAGGGCTGCGTCAGGGACACCGCGCTGCAGCAGTGCACGATGCGGGAGGCGAAGAACGACGACGGTTTCTATGCCATGCCTGACGTGAGGCTGCCGAGCGACGCGCGGGGTGTCGTGTCCGCGGCGAGCGCTCGTGACTGCGAGCTCGCGTGTATCGGGGAGTGCTCCTGCACTGCCTACTCCTACAACGGTAGCTGCTGGCTCTGGCACGGAGGCCTCATCAACCTCCAAGACACGAGCAGCACTGGCACCGGAGGCGGCAGTGGCACCATCCTCATCCGGCTGGCTGCGTCCGAGTTCACTAGCCAAGGGCGCACCAAGACACTGATCATTGCACTCGTCATCGTCGCGGCGGCCGTGGCCGCAGTCACCGTTGCCATTCTCGTGTCAGTCTTCGTTCTGAGGAGGAGAAGGGTGAAGGCGCAAAGGAGAGTCGTGGAAGGTTCCCTGATGGCGTTCACGTACCGCGACATGCAGTCCGTGACCAACAACTTCTCGGACAAGCTCGGCGGCGGCTCCTTCGGGTCGGTGTTCAAAGGGTCACTCCCCGACGCGGCGGTGACGCTGGTCGCGGTGAAGAAGCTGGAGGGTGTGCGTCAGGGGGAGAAGCAGTTCCGCGCGGAGGTGAGCACGATCGGCACCATCCAGCACGTCAACCTCATCCGGCTGCTCGGGTTCTGCTCCGAGGGGACACGGAGGCTGCTCGTCTACGAGCACATGCCCAACGGCTCCCTGGACAGGCACCTCTTCGGGTCCGGCCCCAGCCCCGGCCATGGCGTCCTCAGCTGGGAGACGAGGTACCAGATCGCTCTGGGCATCGCGAGGGGACTGGACTATCTGCACGACAAGTGCAGGGACTGCATCATACACTGCGACATCAAGCCCGAGAACATCCTCCTGGACGACGCGTTCGCCGTGAAGGTGGCCGACTTTGGGCTGGCCAAGCTCATGGGCCGCGACATCAGCCGCGTGctgacgacgatgaggggcacgGTGGGGTACCTGGCGCCGGAGTGGATCACCGGCACGGCCATCACGGCCAAGGCCGACGTGTTCAGCTACGGCATGCTGCTCTTCGAGATCGTGTCCGGCAGGAGGAACGTGGAGCAGCGGCCGGACGGCACCGTGGACTTCTTCCCGTCGACGGCCGCGAGCCGGCTCCTGGATGGCGACGTGAAGAGCACGGTGGACAGGCGGCTCGACGGCGACGCCGACAGTGGCGAGGTGGAGCGGGCGTGCAAGGTGGCGTGCTGGTGCGTGCAGGACGAGGAGGGCGCGCGGCCGAGCATGGGGACGGTGGTGCAGGCCCTCGAGGGGCTCGTCGAGGTCAGCATGCCGCCTGTCCCGAGAATGCTCAAAGTGCTGGGGGATCCAGCCAACTACGTCAAGTTCTTTTCAGGGTTGCCGTCGACATGA
- the LOC109748882 gene encoding G-type lectin S-receptor-like serine/threonine-protein kinase At2g19130 isoform X2 — protein MATRFSAAVLPLLLGFLLLQGAPSRAADADTVAVGRPLSGRQRLVSRRGKFALGFFQPESSQNWYLGIWYNQISKHTTVWVANRDTPVSDPASSQLSISSDGNMVLLDDRAKSPVLWSTGVASGGSTVGLLLDTGNLVLADASNTSAVLWQSFDHFGDTWLPGGKLGRNKRTGEVTRLFAWKGYDDPAPGVFALELDPNGTSQYLLNWNGSMEYWTSGNWTGDGFTGVPELTAYSKYPNSKYKFGYVDGVDESYFFYDVKDEAVVTRFLVDVTGQIKFLTWVESAGQWILFWSQPKAQCDVYALCGAFAACVENELPSCRCLRGFRERRPLAWLQGDHAEGCVRDTALQQCTMREAKNDDGFYAMPDVRLPSDARGVVSAASARDCELACIGECSCTAYSYNGSCWLWHGGLINLQDTSSTGTGGGSGTILIRLAASEFTSQGRTKTLIIALVIVAAAVAAVTVAILVSVFVLRRRRVKAQRRVVEGSLMAFTYRDMQSVTNNFSDKLGGGSFGSVFKGSLPDAAVTLVAVKKLEGVRQGEKQFRAEVSTIGTIQHVNLIRLLGFCSEGTRRLLVYEHMPNGSLDRHLFGSGPSPGHGVLSWETRYQIALGIARGLDYLHDKCRDCIIHCDIKPENILLDDAFAVKVADFGLAKLMGRDISRVLTTMRGTVGYLAPEWITGTAITAKADVFSYGMLLFEIVSGRRNVEQRPDGTVDFFPSTAASRLLDGDVKSTVDRRLDGDADSGEVERACKVACWCVQDEEGARPSMGTVVQALEGLVEVSMPPVPRMLKVLGDPANYVKFFSGLPST, from the exons ATGGCGACGCGCTTCTCCGCCGCCGTGCTTCCTTTGCTCCTCGGCTTTCTGCTCCTGCAAGGAGCACCGTCGCGCGCCGCCGACGCCGACACCGTCGCCGTCGGCCGGCCGCTGTCAGGCCGACAGAGGCTGGTGTCCAGGCGCGGCAAGTTCGCGCTCGGCTTCTTCCAGCCTG AATCATCGCAGAACTGGTACCTCGGCATTTGGTACAACCAAATCTCCAAGCACACCACGGTGTGGGTTGCCAACCGGGACACGCCGGTCTCCGACCCAGCCTCCTCGCAGCTCTCTATCTCGAGCGACGGCAACATGGTCCTCCTCGACGACCGTGCCAAGTCCCCGGTACTCTGGTCCACAGGCGTCGCCTCCGGCGGCTCCACGGTCGGCCTCCTGCTCGACACGGGCAACCTCGTCCTGGCGGACGCGTCCAACACCTCCGCCGTGCTCTGGCAGAGCTTCGACCACTTCGGCGACACGTGGCTGCCCGGCGGCAAGCTCGGCCGGAACAAGCGCACCGGCGAGGTCACTCGTCTCTTCGCGTGGAAGGGCTACGACGACCCGGCGCCCGGCGTGTTCGCGCTCGAGCTCGACCCGAACGGCACGAGCCAGTACCTGCTCAACTGGAACGGCAGCATGGAGTACTGGACCAGCGGCAACTGGACCGGGGACGGGTTCACCGGCGTGCCGGAGTTGACGGCCTATAGCAAGTACCCGAATTCCAAGTACAAATTCGGCTACGTCGACGGCGTGGACGAGAGCTACTTCTTCTACGACGTCAAGGACGAGGCCGTCGTGACGCGGTTCCTGGTGGACGTGACGGGCCAGATCAAGTTCCTGACGTGGGTTGAGTCAGCCGGCCAGTGGATCCTCTTCTGGTCGCAGCCCAAGGCGCAGTGCGACGTCTACGCGCTCTGCGGGGCCTTCGCCGCGTGCGTCGAGAACGAGCTGCCGTCGTGCCGCTGCCTTCGCGGCTTCCGCGAGCGGCGGCCGCTGGCATGGCTGCAGGGCGATCATGCTGAGGGCTGCGTCAGGGACACCGCGCTGCAGCAGTGCACGATGCGGGAGGCGAAGAACGACGACGGTTTCTATGCCATGCCTGACGTGAGGCTGCCGAGCGACGCGCGGGGTGTCGTGTCCGCGGCGAGCGCTCGTGACTGCGAGCTCGCGTGTATCGGGGAGTGCTCCTGCACTGCCTACTCCTACAACGGTAGCTGCTGGCTCTGGCACGGAGGCCTCATCAACCTCCAAGACACGAGCAGCACTGGCACCGGAGGCGGCAGTGGCACCATCCTCATCCGGCTGGCTGCGTCCGAGTTCACTAGCCAAGGGCGCACCAAGACACTGATCATTGCACTCGTCATCGTCGCGGCGGCCGTGGCCGCAGTCACCGTTGCCATTCTCGTGTCAGTCTTCGTTCTGAGGAGGAGAAGGGTGAAGGCGCAAAGGAGAGTCGTGGAAGGTTCCCTGATGGCGTTCACGTACCGCGACATGCAGTCCGTGACCAACAACTTCTCGGACAAGCTCGGCGGCGGCTCCTTCGGGTCGGTGTTCAAAGGGTCACTCCCCGACGCGGCGGTGACGCTGGTCGCGGTGAAGAAGCTGGAGGGTGTGCGTCAGGGGGAGAAGCAGTTCCGCGCGGAGGTGAGCACGATCGGCACCATCCAGCACGTCAACCTCATCCGGCTGCTCGGGTTCTGCTCCGAGGGGACACGGAGGCTGCTCGTCTACGAGCACATGCCCAACGGCTCCCTGGACAGGCACCTCTTCGGGTCCGGCCCCAGCCCCGGCCATGGCGTCCTCAGCTGGGAGACGAGGTACCAGATCGCTCTGGGCATCGCGAGGGGACTGGACTATCTGCACGACAAGTGCAGGGACTGCATCATACACTGCGACATCAAGCCCGAGAACATCCTCCTGGACGACGCGTTCGCCGTGAAGGTGGCCGACTTTGGGCTGGCCAAGCTCATGGGCCGCGACATCAGCCGCGTGctgacgacgatgaggggcacgGTGGGGTACCTGGCGCCGGAGTGGATCACCGGCACGGCCATCACGGCCAAGGCCGACGTGTTCAGCTACGGCATGCTGCTCTTCGAGATCGTGTCCGGCAGGAGGAACGTGGAGCAGCGGCCGGACGGCACCGTGGACTTCTTCCCGTCGACGGCCGCGAGCCGGCTCCTGGATGGCGACGTGAAGAGCACGGTGGACAGGCGGCTCGACGGCGACGCCGACAGTGGCGAGGTGGAGCGGGCGTGCAAGGTGGCGTGCTGGTGCGTGCAGGACGAGGAGGGCGCGCGGCCGAGCATGGGGACGGTGGTGCAGGCCCTCGAGGGGCTCGTCGAGGTCAGCATGCCGCCTGTCCCGAGAATGCTCAAAGTGCTGGGGGATCCAGCCAACTACGTCAAGTTCTTTTCAGGGTTGCCGTCGACATGA